The sequence TTTTTTCTCATCCTATTTCCTCCTTCAAACGTGCACGTGGATCAATCCATGCACAGAGCATGTCCGCTAAAAAGTTTACTACAATATAAAAAAAGCCTATGACAAAAATAAATGCCTGTAGCACATAATAATCACGCGCAGTTATTGCCTCTACAATAAAGCGTCCTACTCCCGGAATCGTGAACACAATTTCAATAATTGCGGACCCGCCTAGTAGTACTCCAACCGTCATAGCAAGTGATGTAATGAGCGGAATCAACGTTCCTTTAAATATATGACGACGAACAATGACATGCTCTGGTATACCACGTGCTCTTGCAAATACAACGAATGGCTGCTCGAGCTGCTCAATCATATTTGTACGAATTAATCGAATATAATAAGGAATAACACCCATCGCTAATGTAAGTGCAGGTAAAATCATTGTATCCAGGCTCCCCCAGCCCATAAGCGGTAGCAAATCCAGCTTTAATGCGATTGTATAGACGAGCACAAACGCTAACCAAAAACTCGGCATCGATGCAACCGAAAAAATCGTTATACGTGTTATGTTATCGAATAGCGAATCCTTCTTTACGGCACTTACTATACCAAGCGGTACACAAATGATAATGATCAATAAGAACGCAACCGCCGCTAGCTGCACCGTCACCAAAAAACGATTCAACAAATCTTCGCTTACGGGATTGCTTGTTAAAAACGACATCCCAAAATCAAATTGTAATGCCCCACCTAACCAATGGAGATACTGCGTCAATAGAGGCTCATGAAATCCATGCTGTTCACGCAATAGTTCGAGTGTTTCTTCTGTTACCGGTATATTATTCGCGTTATAATAGGCTTCAATCGGATCGACTGGCATGATCCTTACGAGGAAAAACGCAATAATGGTAATCCCCCATAACGCTAACAACATACTGAACAATCGTTTGATTACATACTGTCCCATACACTCACTTCATTTCGTATAAATTGAATGGTACCTCGTATTGCTGTGGTGAAAAGTTTAGTGATGTAAAGACATCATTCGCGACTAAATAGTTTTGACGATACGAAATGGGAATTAAGATTGCTTCTTGTTGAATCGTCGATAATATACTTTCATATAATGCACGTCGCTGTGCTTCATCTGTTGTACGAATGACCTTCATAATTTCTTCTTCCAGTTGCGCCTTGGATTCTGTTCCGCTTAACGCATAATTTCCAATTTGTTTCTCACCTAGCATTGTACGAATATACATATGTGGGTCATAAGGTGCGCCCCACGTATCATTAAAGGATAAGTCAAAATCGCCTGCCTTTAAACGACCCGATAATAGTTGACTTTCTTCACCAGCAAGCTGTACATCAACCCCAGACTTTTTCCATTCACCTTGGATATATTCGGCAATCGACTTTTGGATTTGGTCTGAGCTGTTAAACGCTAATACGACGGATAATGCTTGACCATCCTTCACACGCACATTTTTCGCCGGATCCATCACCCAGCCCGCAGCATCTAAAATGTCAGCTGCCTTTTCCTGATTATATTCAAACGTCGTAATATTTAGTTCACTATAAGGGAAGCTCGGAGCAAATAAAGTTGTCGCCGGTATCTCTAAGCCGTTTAGCACGTGTTCTACTACTGTTTGGCGATCTAATAAATATTGGAATGCTAGACGCACTTCTTTAATTTGCGTAATGTCTGAAGTTGAATTAATGGCAATTAAACGCGTAGATAATGGCTCCGAAACTTTAGTTACATATTGTCCGTGGTCCTCTAGCGTTTTAAATTCTGCCGGTGCAAGCTGGCCGCTACCAAAAATCAAATCAATATCTCCTTTTTCAAGCGCCATCATACGACCCTGTGAATCCCCCATAACTTTTACTACTACTTTTTCAAGCGAAGGTTTTTTACCCCAATAATCTTCATTGCGCGTAAATTCTGCATAACTATCCTTCTCATAGGTCGTTAAAATCCATGGTCCTGTACCAATGGCCTTTTTTACGCCTTCTGCTGTATTTCCACTATCCGGGAAACCTGCATCGGCTAGCATACGTAAAGGACGAATAAGTGCTAGCTCCTGTAAAAATGGGTAATAGGAATCCTTTAAATGAATGGCGACGGTTTGATTATCTACTACCTCAACCGTTTGAATCACAGCAACAACCTCTAGCCAACTATGAGCATCAATATTCGCTACGACTGTGTCAAAGTTGCGCTTCACATTTTCAGCTGTCAATAAAGAGCCATCTGAATACTTGACCCCTTCACGCAATTTAAAAGTATATGTTTTACCATCCTCTGATAATACCCAAGACTCAGCTAAGCCTGGTGAAATAGTACCGTCATTTTCATAAACAACGAGTGGATCGTACAACATAGCTTGTGCAAACATTTCGTTTGGCGAATACGCATGCGGATTCACTTCTCCACCAATATCTTTTGGCCATGACATCACCAATGTATTCTTTCCCTTTTCAGCACCAGTTGCGGCAGCCCCATCATCTTTACAAGCCACTAATGAAAAAGTAGCTAGAATGACTACTACTAAAATATAAAATCGTTTCATTTTCACTTTCCTCCCAAGTTCATTTAATTCACTACAAATAGCTTTCCTTAGTATTACCCTATCGAAGCTTTTTTCATATTTGGCTTAGTCTGTCGTGCGAAAAGGTTATACCCGATCGCTATAACACCTAAAAGCGAACAAATCGCAAACATCGCCTCGTATGAGAAAAACTGCACGATGAATCCCATCGTAAAGCCACCCATGGAAAAGCCTAAATCGTAAGAGGCTAAAAAAACGCCTAATAAAATATGTCGCTGCCCATGCGGTACAACAAAGGATATGTATGTCGTTAAAGTTGGATATAACATAGCCGTCGCAATGCCATTAAATACCGCACTTACATAAACGAACATTCCGATCCCCGGTGAAAATGCGAGCAAGCCTGTCCCGATAATGGAGCTCCCGAGCACAAGCGTAATAAATTTAGGATTCCAATGTCCGTCTGACGGAATATGCTTACGGAAAAAGAAGCGGCTACCGACAACGACAATTGCCTGTATAAATAAATAAAGCGCCGCATTGCCCGTGCCTGTCGTCACTAAAAATAACGGTAAAAAGGCAGATAGTCCGCCAAAAATACTCGCACCAGCCAGCATAATAATCGATGATTTCATCAACCCATCATGTTCCCTTGCAACTTTCATGGCAGAAAACATTTCCTTAAACGTAAATGACGCATTGTCCTTTTTCGTTTTTGGCAATGGCGACTTGATGAAAAATAGCAATGGGAAAAATGCTAGCGCCGTAATGAGTAGCAACAGCCACTTCATATCACCTTGCGCCCATAACACCAATGCGAGTGCAGGTCCGTACAAGCCCGGTAAAACCGTTGATAGCGAATACATCGCCATTCCTTGTCCACGATCCTCATCACGTAACACATCAGCCACTCCAATTTGCATCGCCATTGAAAAGAACGCTGTTACAATCCCTTGTAGTATGCGTACTACATATAAGCTATCTACACCCAACCAAACATAGAGTAACAGTGCTACAGCATGTCCAACTAATAGCCATTTCATTATTGTAAACACGCTATGCTTTGCAACCATTTGTCCCGCCCACGGACGTAAAATCATACAAACGAACATATACATTCCCATCATTATGCCAATTTCTGCTTCCGATATACCGTTTTCCGAAGCCTGTAGGGGGAAAATAACGGTCAACACAGCATTAGCTGTAAAATAAAACGTCGCTAAACCGTACATTTGAAGCATGCTAACCGATAATGGACTTCTTTTCATACAACTCCTCCTCGTACACTTTTCAATATCCATTACGTCTCAGCAAAACTCGTGTCCATATTCGGCTCTCGCGCTTGTACTTTGTTTGACCAAAGAACACCCTTCCGAATCGCATGACTTGCCAGGATTGAATACTGTTTTTCAGCATGTAAATTACAATGTAAGACTGTAACATAGAATTCCTTGCATATAAATCGTAATCATTACTATTTGAAAAAGTGTAAATTTTTTTGCTCCATTCATATTAGTAGATAGCATTCATTGTAGGCTACCGTTGAACAGTTATCCAATCGTTACAACAAAAAGCAAGCTACACAACCACTGTCTGGACCAACAACTAACGAATTAAAATCGTAATCATTACGGTTTAAATAGTAGCATAGAGATTTTCTACTTGTCAAACAATTTTTAAATTATACAGGTTCTCTAGAAGCAATATGCTTTTAAACGTAAGTGAAGCAGTAGGCGGGGATTTTAATGAAAGGTGCCAGGCTCTAGCACAATTCTGAATTGTGTTAGAACCTGGCATCTTTTTGGGGATTGTATATTGGAAGTTCTGTGATTGGTACTTCTTCTATCTCCTGAAAACAATGGTTTATTGCGTTCTTCACTATCTATTTAACATAATAGGTACGCATTAAAGACTATTCACTGAAGAAATTAACTAACATTTTTGTTGCATGTGCACGTGTTGTGAAATGGCTCGGCATATATTTCCTATCAGATCCTGTTGCAATGTCCAGCTCATACAACATCGTAATGGCATTCACTGTTTCTTCATCATACCCCTTAATATCAGAATATGGCGCTATGTCATTCACAATATAATCCATACCTTTTTGTTGGTGATAAGCCCTGTTCAACATCAATGCCATATGCGCTCGGGTTACTTTTTCAGTTGGCTTGAATGTTCCATCAGGATAACCTCGAATAATATTATAATGGTATGCTGCCGCAATTTCTGTCTTTGTTTCAGCTGCATAACCTCCAATATCCGAGAATGGTGCTGTCTCATCAGTTTTCAGTCCCAATGCACGGACAATCAAGGAGGCTGCTTGGGCACGAGTTACATACTGGTTTGGTTTAAATGTACCATCAGGATAGCCCTTGATGATGCCATCTCTGACACCTTGCATAATAACTGCCTCTGCCCAATGTCCATCGATGTCTGTAAAAGGCATGACTGGAGCGACTGGCACGACCGGCACGACCGGTTCTACCACATCATCCTTTTTGTAATGAATGGTCAATGTATAAGTTTTCTTTGAACCATCTTCTGCTTTGACAACGATTGTCAATGCATTGCCACCTTCATCCAATTCAACCTGAAGGCTATCCGTTATTTCTTCCTCCTCGACATACACTTTCGCCTTACTATGTGCAGGTTTTAACGCTAATGAAATCTCCGCAGCGTCTGTCTCTAGTTGATAATCAAAGACATCTGCTGCAAATGCTGGTGTTAGTTTAAGTGACTCCCCGTTCCCAGACACATGTAAACTTGCTAACTGAGCATCATTTGAAGGAACATAACTAGAACCACCACCACTAGATTGTTTCGTAAGTACCCCATAAATAGAGAAATGATCAACCGTTGCGATTATTTTGCCACCATCAATTTGTCCGCCGATGAATTCCCATCTTTTGTTATCTTCATTGTAATAGTAAATGGCTACATTTTGATTTTGCTTCGTTTCGTCAACCCCTAAAGTCAGGGTATATTCTCCCGTATACTCCTCATATCCATTTGGAAATGTAAAGATAAATTCATATAATTCACCTGCTAGATTATACCCGCTTGTTGGGGGATTCTGGACAGACTTTACTTGTAGTGTGGTCCCTACTGGTAAATCATTAGGCAATTGAATACTTGTCTTTGAATCTTTGATGTTGACGATAGAGTTGGCATAAACGTTTATAGGATCCTCACCCAATACTAAGGAAGTATTCTTTGGTAGTACAACATGGATTTCCCTTGTTACTTCGCTCGCCTGATTCCCTGCCTTATCTGTCACGTTATATCGAACGGTATATGTCCCTATTTTAGATGCGGCCACATTTCCAGTAATTTCAATCGAATTTGTGATATTCCCATCTACATTATCTGTTGCAGTTGCACCTGGTTCATCATATGTGTCTCCAATTTCCACTTCAATAGTTTCAGATCCTACTAATGTTAAAGTTGGTGCTGTTTTATCAACATTCGTGATGTCTATTGTTTCGGATGTGATGTTTCCAACCTTATCCTCCACCTCGAAAGTGTAACTACTATTTTCAGAAACGACAAATTTCATTTCATCCGCATCTTCCCAGTCACCATCCGCAACGCGAATCCGTTTGACACCGCTATAGGCATCCGTCGCTTTTGCCGTGATGACAACTTCTTGATTGGTAGGCTTTGATGTATTCGGTGTTAACACCAAACTAGGATTTTCTTTATCTAGCTTCACCATTTGACTAGCACTTTCACCCTTGTTAGTTGCTTTATCAACCGTGCGGGCTTCTACTAATGTTTCACCATTTTCCGTGATCATAAATTCACCCGAGTACGTTTGCCACTCTCCACCATTTAATCGGTATTCTGTATGACCTACACCACTTCCCTCGGCCTCTCCCTCTACAATCGACACGAAAACATCATCCTGCTGCCATGCTGTTGGTGCAGAAATCGTTGGTGCGGTAATCGTTGGTACAGTAATTGGTGGTACGGTTGGGCTCGTGCTATTGATATTCACAATTTCTATCGTTTCTGACGTGATGTTTCCAGCTTTGTCTTCAGCTTCAAAAGTGTACGACCCATTTTGGGAAACAGAAAACGTCTTTTCATCCGCATCTTCCCAGTCACCATCCGCAACGCGAATCCGATTGACACCGCTATGGGCATCCATTACTTTTGCCGTGATGACAACATTTTGTTTGGTAGGCTCTGTTTTGTCCTGTGTTAACGTTAAATTAGGGTTCACTTTATCTAGCTTCACCATTTGACTAACGATTTCACCCTTGTTAGTTGCTTTATCAACCGTACGGGCTTCTACTAATGTTTCGCCATTTTCTGTGATCATAAATTCACCCGAGTACGTCTGCCACTCTTCACCATTTAATCGGTATTCTGTATAATCTACACCACTTCCCCCGACCTCTCCATCCGCAATAGACACGGAAACATCATTCCTCTGCCATGCTGTTGGGGCAGATATTATTGGGGCCGTTGGGTTCGTTGTGTCATATTGGAAGCTGATCGTGTTAGATATTGTGTTGCCATTTCCCGCTATATCGGTGGCTGCGTTCTCCGCTACATAAACGCTCACGGCCTGTCCGCTTATCACTGGTGTAATCGTTACCGTGTAAGTTCTGCCATCATCAGGATTAGCAATCAAATCCGAAACGGTAGCATTATCCGCAACGATCCCCGCAATGGAAAAATCAGTGACCGGTTCATTGAACGTTATTGTCACCGGAAAGGTAGTGTTCACCATACTTCCAACTGAACTCGCTACCGTAACTACTGGCGCCGTATTGTCGAGCAGGAACGCATTTGTGACTGCATAGGTTTCATTTCCAACCTGATCAGCCGCACGCACATGCAAATACCAGGTGCCGTCTACGCCCGTCAATTCCAACGCATGTATATAGATAATCCAGATGCTGTCATTGCCTGTCAAGAAAGTCGTCCAACCGTCAGTCGGAACGACCGCGCTACTCTGCGACCACGCATATTCCAGCATCGTCGCATCGACTCCACTCTCCGTATCAGTTACCGTGACCTTGGTCGCAATAGCTTGTGAAGCCAGTGCATCGCCGTTCACAGTGAATTGGATATCTGGTGCCGTTGAATCCTCGATTAAGGTAAGTTCATACGTGATGATGTCTGGCTTGAAATAAGGCTTAACCTGCACAGAGATGACCATCGGAATTTCAGTGACATCGACAGATACGGCACTACCGCTTGCTTGTAGCTCATTGTTGATGTATAACTCAGCGAATCTCGTATCTGCCAGCGTCGCAACAACATCGACGGTCGATACGTCTGGACCGATATAGGAAGTATACGACGTACTATTAACAGAAAAGGGCTGATCTAGAGAACCATCCGGCAACATTAAATCCTTTAGGCTGCCGCCCGGCACTCTTATTTGCTTGTTATTATCGCTTCCCCAACCGACGATCGTACCGTCCGATTTCAATGCGAGTGCATGATTCGATCCTGCAGCAATCGCAACAACATCATTCAAATCTTGTGGCACACTTTCTTGAGCGCTGGAAATATTCCCCCAACCCACGACAGTCCCATCTGACTTTAACGCCAGTGAATGTAAACCTCCCGCTGCAATCGCAACGACATCTTTCAAACCTGTTGGCACCTTCGTTTGATCATACAAGTCAGCACCCCAAACGGAAACCGTGCCATCTGATTTCAATGCTAGTGAATGAGTGTCACCCGCAGCGATCGCAACAACACCGCTCAAACCCGTTGGAATGGTCGATTGTCCATCGGAGTTGCTTCCCCATGCAACAACTGTCTTATCCTGCCTCAATGCCAGCGAATGGTTTCCTCCCGCAGCGATCACAACAACATCATTCAAATCTGTTGGCACAGTACTTTGTCCACTAGAATTATCTCCCCATGCGATGATCGTACCGTCCGATTTTAATGCCAGTGAATGCGAAGCCCCAGCAGCGATTGACACAACATCTGTCAAACCATCTGGTACGTTCGTTTGGCCAGCGGAGTTGCTCCCCCAAGCGACAACTGTACCGTCCGATTTCAGTGCCAGCGAATGGTCTCCCGCAGCAATCGACACGACACTCTCCAACCCTGGTGGTATCGTCCCACCAGAACCATTTCCCCAACCGACGACAGTACCATCCGATTTCAACGCCAGAGAATGGAGTATTCCCGCAGCGATCGGCGATTGGCTTTCTGTTTCAGTTTGAGCTGCATGAACTGAGTGGGAACCGAATGGTACTACCAAGCCAACTAGCAACACGAAGCAAAGTATGAGCAACATGCCCTTGCGTAAATGTGTTAGTAACATAATTATCACTTTCCTCTCTTAATCGTTCACTACTGACATAGAGACAAATCAATATAAAAAGCGTCCTTGCGGGTTTGAACTGCCCCCGATTGTTAGACACCATTTTTCGCCGTCTACATACAAATGAAAAACAGTTTGACTATTTTTCTCACCATAAAAGCCTCCTTTTTTATTCCAGCGCATATGAATTCCTTATTCGACCCTATCACAAAAAAACAGCAAAAAACCGAACCTTAAGATTTCTTAAGGTTCGGCGTGTCTTATCCTAACTTTCGCTTGTTAGGGGTAACGTAAATGTAAAGGTAGTTCCTATATGTAATTCACTTTCAACTGCTACATCTCCATTCATCCGCTGAACAAGGTCCTTGACAATACTTAAGCCAATCCCGGATCCTTGTTGTCTTTTTTTATAAAAACGATCAAATACATAAGGCAGCTCATTTGGCTGAATGCCAGCCCCATCATCTGAAACAGCGATTTCCACCCATTCCCCGACACTTTTCACATCAATCGAAACCCTTGTAGAAGCATAGGAAAGTGCGTTCACCACTAAATTGTCCAGTATTTGTATGAGGCGCATTTTATCCGCGATACAAACGACATCCTCTGTTTGCGTGTACACGGTCACCCCTTTTTGTTGTCCCTGGACTTTGTACAATGTTTCAACTTGTTCAATAATCCGGGCAATTTTCACCTGTTCCAACTCAAGCGTAAAATTTCGGTCACTCATTTGGGATAACGTAAATAAATCGAGTGTTAGTTTTTCCATCTGCCATAAACGCATCTGTGAATTTTGAATATAGGTTTGATTCGCCTCGTCTAGCCAGGGATTATTTTGTAATAATTCCATATACCCACCAACAACTGCAATTGGCGTGCGTAAATCATGAGAAATACTAGAGATGAGCTCGATCGTTTCTGTTTCTTTTTGAACAAGTTCCTTCGTACGTTCTTTCACCTTGCCTTCTAACGTGACATTCGCTTGTTCAACTTGGATGATCGATTGATTATAATGGATGGCCAAAATAATCGCCTGTAAACAGAGCATCACAAAGGCCAGATAAATCGTATTGTTTCTAAAGTGAAAGCCGAATACCTCCATGACAGATGTCGTACAAGTAGATAGAAAGAAAATAATGTTTAATACACGAATATCCTTTAAAAATCTTTTTATTACCTTTAACAGATCATACACAATATACAACTGTGCAATGGCATTAAAAACTTGAATGACGAACGTTAGGATTGCCATATAGATTGCTGAAAGTGGCATGAATAGGCATGCAATAAATAAAGTGTTTGCCCATATTTTTAGGCCCTTTTCATATGCAGGTCTTTTGATACGTAAAATACCCATTGTATATAAATTCAAGTATAAAATCATTTGTGTCGTACACATAACTGCAATGATTTGTTTGTGCTGATCATTTAATAAATTAAATGGATACAGGTCAAATGTTGCGACAGTAGATACATACCATACAACAAAAGAAATACAAATCATCCCAAAAAATAGATGGATAGAGAGCTTCTTTCTAACAAGGTAAATAACGATATGAAAAAGGCCTAAAAATAAAATACCTCCGAGCAATAGCGCACTGAATAACCATTGATTTAATGTAATGATATCTAAAGGCATCGCCCTACTCCCTGCCTTCATATTCAAAACAGTACCCGACATTACGAATGGTCTTTATGCCAATGACTGAAGAGTTATCAGGAATAATCTTTTTTCGTAAACTAGACACATGGACTTGCAAGGAATTGATATTTTTTTCACTCAACGGATCATCTCCCCAGATTTGCTCCAATAAATTCTCTTTCGTGACAGTGGTGCCCCGATGTTGGATTAAAATCATCAATAATTGGATTTCCTTCTGTGTCAAAAAGATTTCTTTATGATGTAAAAATACACGATAGGTGCCCACATTGATTTTGAGTGGTGGAAATTCATACATAGTAGACCCGTGCATTTTCGTTCTTCTGATATTTGCCTGAATTCGTGCAGACAGCTCAGCTAATTTATACGGTTTTGTCATATAGTCATCCCCGCCAATTTGCAGCGCCTCTGTTTTGGGGGCATCATCTAGCAAACTCGTTAAAAAGATAACCGGGGCAATTGTGTAATTGCGAATCTTTTTACAGATGTCGATTCCCGTCCCATCCGGCAACAAAATATCCAGCACGATTAAATCCGGATTTTCAATTTCAATGAGTGCATATGCCTGTTCTGCCGTTTCAGCTAGTAAACATTCATATCCTTCACGTTCCAGATAAATAGAATTAATATTCAGAATATCTTTGTCGTCATCTACTAATAAAATTCGCGTCATGCACTTACACCACCTTTCCTTACAATCTAGTCAATACTTTTAGATTTTAAAAGTATTAAATCCTTCTTTCGTATGCCTATTTAACTATATGTTAACCCGCCAATTTTGTTTTTACAACTAAGGGTATGTGACCAATTCAGAAAGTGACTGACATCATAAAATTTAGGATGGTCTGAGGTTCCATATGTACTATATACTTCAGAAAAAATCATTATGGATATAAATATGCCTATTATGGATGGTGGTGTTGCACAGAAAAGATTAAACTTCGATTTCCGTTAACGAAAATTATCATTCTGACTTCGTATAAAGAGGTTGAATATGTTTTAGCAGCATTAAGCCATGGGGCTGATCGTCTCTTTTTTAATTATCTATTTTGCTAATTCATATGACTTTTTTTAGTATAGTATGATTTGTAATCTACAATATCTGAAAAGGAGAAATCACTTATAATGAAAAACACTAATACACTCTATAATAAGGTATGTAGCAGTAGGAGAATATCTAAATTTGGTTCGTTCTTTCAATCCCCGCTTATCTGTACTAAAGATGTTATCAAGACTGACAACTGGGA comes from Sporosarcina sp. FSL K6-3457 and encodes:
- a CDS encoding ABC transporter permease, whose translation is MGQYVIKRLFSMLLALWGITIIAFFLVRIMPVDPIEAYYNANNIPVTEETLELLREQHGFHEPLLTQYLHWLGGALQFDFGMSFLTSNPVSEDLLNRFLVTVQLAAVAFLLIIIICVPLGIVSAVKKDSLFDNITRITIFSVASMPSFWLAFVLVYTIALKLDLLPLMGWGSLDTMILPALTLAMGVIPYYIRLIRTNMIEQLEQPFVVFARARGIPEHVIVRRHIFKGTLIPLITSLAMTVGVLLGGSAIIEIVFTIPGVGRFIVEAITARDYYVLQAFIFVIGFFYIVVNFLADMLCAWIDPRARLKEEIG
- the nikA gene encoding nickel ABC transporter substrate-binding protein, which produces MKRFYILVVVILATFSLVACKDDGAAATGAEKGKNTLVMSWPKDIGGEVNPHAYSPNEMFAQAMLYDPLVVYENDGTISPGLAESWVLSEDGKTYTFKLREGVKYSDGSLLTAENVKRNFDTVVANIDAHSWLEVVAVIQTVEVVDNQTVAIHLKDSYYPFLQELALIRPLRMLADAGFPDSGNTAEGVKKAIGTGPWILTTYEKDSYAEFTRNEDYWGKKPSLEKVVVKVMGDSQGRMMALEKGDIDLIFGSGQLAPAEFKTLEDHGQYVTKVSEPLSTRLIAINSTSDITQIKEVRLAFQYLLDRQTVVEHVLNGLEIPATTLFAPSFPYSELNITTFEYNQEKAADILDAAGWVMDPAKNVRVKDGQALSVVLAFNSSDQIQKSIAEYIQGEWKKSGVDVQLAGEESQLLSGRLKAGDFDLSFNDTWGAPYDPHMYIRTMLGEKQIGNYALSGTESKAQLEEEIMKVIRTTDEAQRRALYESILSTIQQEAILIPISYRQNYLVANDVFTSLNFSPQQYEVPFNLYEMK
- the cntE gene encoding staphylopine family metallophore export MFS transporter CntE — translated: MKRSPLSVSMLQMYGLATFYFTANAVLTVIFPLQASENGISEAEIGIMMGMYMFVCMILRPWAGQMVAKHSVFTIMKWLLVGHAVALLLYVWLGVDSLYVVRILQGIVTAFFSMAMQIGVADVLRDEDRGQGMAMYSLSTVLPGLYGPALALVLWAQGDMKWLLLLITALAFFPLLFFIKSPLPKTKKDNASFTFKEMFSAMKVAREHDGLMKSSIIMLAGASIFGGLSAFLPLFLVTTGTGNAALYLFIQAIVVVGSRFFFRKHIPSDGHWNPKFITLVLGSSIIGTGLLAFSPGIGMFVYVSAVFNGIATAMLYPTLTTYISFVVPHGQRHILLGVFLASYDLGFSMGGFTMGFIVQFFSYEAMFAICSLLGVIAIGYNLFARQTKPNMKKASIG
- a CDS encoding OmpL47-type beta-barrel domain-containing protein, translating into MLLTHLRKGMLLILCFVLLVGLVVPFGSHSVHAAQTETESQSPIAAGILHSLALKSDGTVVGWGNGSGGTIPPGLESVVSIAAGDHSLALKSDGTVVAWGSNSAGQTNVPDGLTDVVSIAAGASHSLALKSDGTIIAWGDNSSGQSTVPTDLNDVVVIAAGGNHSLALRQDKTVVAWGSNSDGQSTIPTGLSGVVAIAAGDTHSLALKSDGTVSVWGADLYDQTKVPTGLKDVVAIAAGGLHSLALKSDGTVVGWGNISSAQESVPQDLNDVVAIAAGSNHALALKSDGTIVGWGSDNNKQIRVPGGSLKDLMLPDGSLDQPFSVNSTSYTSYIGPDVSTVDVVATLADTRFAELYINNELQASGSAVSVDVTEIPMVISVQVKPYFKPDIITYELTLIEDSTAPDIQFTVNGDALASQAIATKVTVTDTESGVDATMLEYAWSQSSAVVPTDGWTTFLTGNDSIWIIYIHALELTGVDGTWYLHVRAADQVGNETYAVTNAFLLDNTAPVVTVASSVGSMVNTTFPVTITFNEPVTDFSIAGIVADNATVSDLIANPDDGRTYTVTITPVISGQAVSVYVAENAATDIAGNGNTISNTISFQYDTTNPTAPIISAPTAWQRNDVSVSIADGEVGGSGVDYTEYRLNGEEWQTYSGEFMITENGETLVEARTVDKATNKGEIVSQMVKLDKVNPNLTLTQDKTEPTKQNVVITAKVMDAHSGVNRIRVADGDWEDADEKTFSVSQNGSYTFEAEDKAGNITSETIEIVNINSTSPTVPPITVPTITAPTISAPTAWQQDDVFVSIVEGEAEGSGVGHTEYRLNGGEWQTYSGEFMITENGETLVEARTVDKATNKGESASQMVKLDKENPSLVLTPNTSKPTNQEVVITAKATDAYSGVKRIRVADGDWEDADEMKFVVSENSSYTFEVEDKVGNITSETIDITNVDKTAPTLTLVGSETIEVEIGDTYDEPGATATDNVDGNITNSIEITGNVAASKIGTYTVRYNVTDKAGNQASEVTREIHVVLPKNTSLVLGEDPINVYANSIVNIKDSKTSIQLPNDLPVGTTLQVKSVQNPPTSGYNLAGELYEFIFTFPNGYEEYTGEYTLTLGVDETKQNQNVAIYYYNEDNKRWEFIGGQIDGGKIIATVDHFSIYGVLTKQSSGGGSSYVPSNDAQLASLHVSGNGESLKLTPAFAADVFDYQLETDAAEISLALKPAHSKAKVYVEEEEITDSLQVELDEGGNALTIVVKAEDGSKKTYTLTIHYKKDDVVEPVVPVVPVAPVMPFTDIDGHWAEAVIMQGVRDGIIKGYPDGTFKPNQYVTRAQAASLIVRALGLKTDETAPFSDIGGYAAETKTEIAAAYHYNIIRGYPDGTFKPTEKVTRAHMALMLNRAYHQQKGMDYIVNDIAPYSDIKGYDEETVNAITMLYELDIATGSDRKYMPSHFTTRAHATKMLVNFFSE
- a CDS encoding sensor histidine kinase encodes the protein MPLDIITLNQWLFSALLLGGILFLGLFHIVIYLVRKKLSIHLFFGMICISFVVWYVSTVATFDLYPFNLLNDQHKQIIAVMCTTQMILYLNLYTMGILRIKRPAYEKGLKIWANTLFIACLFMPLSAIYMAILTFVIQVFNAIAQLYIVYDLLKVIKRFLKDIRVLNIIFFLSTCTTSVMEVFGFHFRNNTIYLAFVMLCLQAIILAIHYNQSIIQVEQANVTLEGKVKERTKELVQKETETIELISSISHDLRTPIAVVGGYMELLQNNPWLDEANQTYIQNSQMRLWQMEKLTLDLFTLSQMSDRNFTLELEQVKIARIIEQVETLYKVQGQQKGVTVYTQTEDVVCIADKMRLIQILDNLVVNALSYASTRVSIDVKSVGEWVEIAVSDDGAGIQPNELPYVFDRFYKKRQQGSGIGLSIVKDLVQRMNGDVAVESELHIGTTFTFTLPLTSES
- a CDS encoding response regulator transcription factor codes for the protein MTRILLVDDDKDILNINSIYLEREGYECLLAETAEQAYALIEIENPDLIVLDILLPDGTGIDICKKIRNYTIAPVIFLTSLLDDAPKTEALQIGGDDYMTKPYKLAELSARIQANIRRTKMHGSTMYEFPPLKINVGTYRVFLHHKEIFLTQKEIQLLMILIQHRGTTVTKENLLEQIWGDDPLSEKNINSLQVHVSSLRKKIIPDNSSVIGIKTIRNVGYCFEYEGRE